A single genomic interval of Agarivorans aestuarii harbors:
- a CDS encoding anhydro-N-acetylmuramic acid kinase — MTDIYVGLMSGTSMDGVDAVVVDFSQAKPKLLAHHQQAIPAKLLGQLHGLCSPANNEIATMAEASVAVAELFASSANQAIQQAGLSSQDISAIGSHGQTIRHFPELNFSLQIGSPSHIAVQSNVDVIADFRNKDMALGGQGAPLVPAFHQAMFSSPDEARFIVNIGGIANLTRLLPEQTLLGYDTGPGNTLLDQHFKRHHPHGLDYDDNGQWGRSGSCKQALLKQMLADDYFALAAPKSTGREYFHLAWLDRFLEQPEFAQLAPVDVQCTLHHLSCQSIAQELLDAEKGTIYLCGGGDNNGFLLELLAKALPKLTLSRTSKLGIPEQALEAMAFAWLARCFKLKQAGNASSVTGASRTAILGALYPAQ; from the coding sequence ATGACTGACATATATGTCGGCTTAATGTCTGGCACAAGCATGGATGGCGTAGATGCCGTAGTGGTGGATTTTAGCCAAGCAAAGCCTAAACTGCTGGCTCACCATCAACAAGCCATTCCAGCAAAGTTGCTGGGGCAGCTACACGGTTTATGTAGCCCGGCAAACAATGAAATAGCCACCATGGCCGAAGCCAGCGTTGCCGTTGCAGAGTTGTTTGCATCAAGCGCTAATCAAGCTATTCAACAAGCAGGGCTGAGCAGCCAAGATATATCTGCCATTGGCAGCCATGGGCAAACCATACGCCACTTCCCCGAACTCAATTTCAGCCTACAAATTGGCAGCCCCAGCCATATCGCGGTGCAAAGCAATGTTGATGTGATTGCCGACTTTCGCAATAAGGATATGGCGCTAGGCGGCCAAGGCGCTCCTTTGGTACCCGCCTTTCATCAAGCTATGTTTAGCAGCCCAGATGAAGCACGTTTTATTGTAAACATTGGTGGTATTGCTAATCTCACTCGCCTACTGCCCGAGCAAACGTTACTCGGCTACGACACTGGCCCAGGTAATACTTTGTTAGATCAACACTTTAAACGCCACCATCCGCATGGATTAGATTATGACGATAATGGTCAATGGGGCAGAAGTGGCAGCTGCAAGCAAGCGCTTTTGAAGCAGATGCTGGCCGATGACTATTTTGCTTTAGCGGCTCCCAAAAGTACTGGTCGAGAGTACTTTCATTTAGCTTGGTTAGACCGTTTTCTTGAGCAGCCTGAATTCGCTCAATTAGCGCCTGTAGATGTACAGTGCACCTTGCACCACCTAAGCTGTCAAAGCATTGCTCAAGAGTTATTAGATGCAGAAAAGGGCACTATCTATTTATGTGGTGGCGGTGACAACAACGGCTTTTTATTGGAATTGCTAGCCAAGGCACTGCCAAAGCTCACCCTTAGCCGTACCTCCAAGTTAGGCATTCCTGAACAAGCCTTAGAAGCCATGGCTTTTGCCTGGTTAGCGCGCTGCTTTAAGCTCAAGCAAGCTGGCAATGCGAGCTCGGTAACCGGGGCAAGTCGCACAGCCATTCTTGGCGCACTATATCCCGCCCAATAA
- a CDS encoding efflux RND transporter periplasmic adaptor subunit, with the protein MSVAVKQFFAARPYILSIFIVAVVVFWMLSGQMTNADEAKAEPEKAAHKLTRVQVKTYTAETIERSLHLYGQTEARRQSVISAEVSGRLLEFLVAEGRPIKKGQALARLDIQDRRSQLLRAEALLEQRTIEYAGVKALSKQGFQGKARLAEAKAALVDAESNVKSLNLAIDNTLVLAPYNGIFEENIVEAGAYLGIGDPILRLADTQQLLVRTDVSERDISQLSLGEKAYVNLVTGEEVEGSIDFIATLSDPNTRTFKVEVLLDNQQQQLMAGVSASVRFPLEEVEAIKVSPAVLALDEEGNLGVKTVVDDVVQFVPASLVRSDPDGAWLSGFSGDNDVIILGQGFVREGDKVEPVTKAELLAQERAE; encoded by the coding sequence GTGTCTGTTGCCGTAAAACAGTTTTTTGCTGCTCGCCCATATATCCTTTCTATTTTTATTGTTGCTGTAGTGGTGTTTTGGATGCTCTCTGGTCAAATGACTAATGCAGATGAAGCCAAGGCTGAACCTGAGAAAGCCGCTCACAAGCTAACCCGCGTGCAAGTGAAAACCTACACTGCCGAGACCATTGAACGCAGCTTACATTTATACGGGCAAACAGAGGCACGCCGTCAAAGTGTTATCTCTGCCGAAGTATCTGGTCGTTTGTTGGAGTTTTTGGTTGCCGAAGGTCGGCCAATTAAAAAAGGCCAAGCCCTTGCTCGTTTAGATATTCAAGATCGACGTTCACAGCTACTGCGTGCCGAAGCCTTGTTAGAGCAACGCACCATTGAGTATGCCGGGGTTAAGGCTCTTAGCAAGCAAGGTTTCCAAGGTAAAGCACGCTTAGCAGAGGCCAAAGCCGCGCTGGTGGATGCTGAATCCAATGTTAAATCGCTTAATTTAGCCATTGATAACACGCTGGTATTAGCCCCATACAACGGTATTTTTGAAGAAAATATTGTTGAGGCGGGTGCTTATCTAGGTATTGGTGACCCAATCTTAAGGCTTGCCGATACTCAGCAACTATTGGTGCGTACCGATGTGTCTGAGCGCGATATCTCGCAACTTTCTTTGGGTGAAAAAGCCTACGTAAACTTGGTTACCGGAGAAGAAGTTGAGGGAAGCATCGACTTTATTGCTACCTTGTCTGATCCCAATACCCGAACCTTTAAAGTAGAAGTGTTGCTCGATAATCAACAACAACAGTTGATGGCGGGTGTGAGTGCCAGTGTGCGTTTCCCGCTAGAAGAGGTAGAAGCAATTAAAGTTAGCCCAGCAGTATTAGCCTTAGATGAAGAAGGTAATTTAGGGGTTAAAACAGTTGTGGATGATGTGGTGCAGTTTGTTCCAGCTAGTTTAGTGCGCTCAGATCCCGACGGTGCCTGGTTATCTGGCTTTAGTGGTGACAACGATGTGATTATTTTAGGCCAAGGTTTTGTGCGCGAAGGCGATAAGGTTGAGCCTGTCACCAAAGCGGAGTTGTTAGCGCAAGAGAGGGCTGAATAA
- a CDS encoding peptidoglycan DD-metalloendopeptidase family protein translates to MLSLLPKRHRRLLFVAIILVIAALLIPSEKKAVSASQRQNIDLSAKTTNTQQATPIAAPNTSEPSSEKLQLTETQRVATPQVQENKAKPVAPAEELADTPVAVTSAIQQEAKPEQSSEIASTNIAAANEIAEASNQPSALTQAGSAADNSVKVSDAAELIAQLQQGKELNLGVRYPLQLEIEPQQALEEPEHFYTLKRQTVKSGDSMALIFSRVGLSARTLHDIDQLGGEARKLRTVHPGDTLDFYLDDQDRLMELHYPQSKFQTLIIERDKQDSFAVKVDTQELEVRTNFAQGTINSSFWNAGIGAQLSQGQIMALAAIFGWDIDFALDIRKNDSFMVLYEEHFVDGQFAGNGDIIAAEFINQGDVFRAVRHADGNYYTPEGRPMRKAFLRAPVNFKYISSSFNPRRLHPVTGRVRAHNGIDYAAKVGTPVQAAGDGRVTKSGYSKYNGNYVFIQHSSAYVTKYLHLHKRYVKTGQRVKQGKRIGSVGATGRVTGPHLHYEFLVHGVHKNPRTVKLPTSTPLKGKQKEIFMPIAKARIKQLDNTKRVLLAMN, encoded by the coding sequence TTGCTAAGCTTATTACCTAAACGTCATCGTCGGCTGTTGTTTGTTGCCATTATTTTAGTAATAGCGGCACTACTGATACCAAGTGAAAAAAAGGCAGTTAGCGCAAGCCAACGTCAAAACATCGATCTTTCAGCAAAAACCACTAACACACAGCAAGCAACGCCAATCGCAGCGCCTAACACTAGCGAGCCCAGCTCAGAAAAACTACAACTCACAGAAACACAGCGGGTTGCAACTCCCCAAGTTCAAGAGAACAAAGCGAAACCAGTCGCACCAGCGGAAGAGCTTGCTGATACACCTGTAGCGGTCACCTCCGCAATACAACAAGAAGCAAAACCAGAGCAAAGCAGTGAAATAGCCAGCACTAATATTGCAGCAGCAAATGAAATCGCTGAAGCCAGCAATCAGCCAAGTGCGCTAACCCAAGCAGGTAGTGCAGCAGACAACAGCGTTAAAGTGAGCGATGCTGCAGAGTTAATTGCTCAGCTACAGCAAGGTAAAGAACTTAACCTTGGTGTTCGTTATCCCCTGCAACTGGAGATAGAACCGCAACAAGCCCTCGAAGAACCCGAGCACTTCTACACCCTTAAACGCCAAACCGTTAAATCGGGTGACAGCATGGCGCTTATCTTCTCGCGGGTGGGTTTAAGTGCTCGCACCTTGCACGACATCGACCAACTCGGCGGGGAAGCCAGAAAGCTGCGCACGGTTCATCCCGGCGACACCCTCGACTTTTACTTAGACGATCAAGATCGTTTGATGGAATTGCACTACCCGCAGTCCAAGTTTCAAACCCTGATTATTGAGCGTGATAAGCAAGACAGCTTTGCGGTTAAGGTGGATACTCAAGAACTTGAAGTAAGAACCAACTTTGCCCAAGGCACCATTAACTCAAGCTTTTGGAATGCAGGCATTGGCGCCCAACTTAGCCAAGGCCAAATTATGGCACTCGCCGCAATCTTTGGCTGGGACATCGATTTCGCCTTAGATATTCGCAAAAACGACAGTTTTATGGTGCTATATGAAGAGCATTTTGTTGATGGCCAATTCGCTGGCAATGGCGACATTATCGCTGCTGAGTTTATTAACCAAGGTGATGTTTTTCGCGCAGTTCGCCACGCAGACGGAAACTATTACACACCTGAAGGTAGACCAATGCGCAAAGCATTTTTACGCGCACCGGTTAACTTCAAATACATCAGTTCTAGCTTCAATCCTCGTCGACTACACCCAGTAACCGGCAGAGTACGCGCACATAACGGCATTGATTATGCCGCTAAAGTTGGCACCCCAGTGCAAGCTGCCGGCGATGGTAGAGTGACTAAATCAGGTTACAGTAAGTACAACGGCAACTATGTATTTATTCAACACAGCAGCGCCTACGTCACCAAATACTTACATTTACACAAGCGCTACGTAAAAACTGGCCAGCGCGTAAAACAGGGCAAAAGAATCGGCTCTGTAGGCGCGACCGGCCGAGTAACCGGCCCTCATTTACATTACGAATTTTTGGTACATGGGGTACATAAAAACCCACGTACGGTAAAACTGCCAACTTCAACACCCTTGAAAGGCAAGCAAAAAGAGATTTTTATGCCGATTGCCAAGGCCAGAATAAAGCAGCTAGACAATACCAAACGCGTATTGTTAGCGATGAACTAG
- a CDS encoding cobalamin biosynthesis protein CobD/CbiB, protein MDESSWLWLSLSLPFLGIALERLIPGRGFGQVMLLVRWFAEQLSIKVNRSGNGPQQQRLAGGMALLAILLPLSLGLALFNHLNPISVLVDSLLLLCLLQWQAPMHSYHRITRLLNKQQHKPARTILRPWVLRDCDSLTAVGVAKASAEMLLLRLAANWFGVIFWFMLGGIVPALIYRIITELHFAWNPKLMQYRQFGHIASRLYQLFSYLPFQLLALIICCYGKLSRNKAALSEGFRWPYVGSGKLISVSASSLQSELGGPRHYQQQKVEQARFGPSQQYPEAAELDRLALKLNMSALLYLLILSPIYLARVIYL, encoded by the coding sequence ATGGACGAAAGCTCCTGGCTGTGGCTTAGCCTCAGCCTGCCCTTTTTGGGTATTGCCTTAGAACGTTTAATACCAGGCCGCGGATTTGGTCAGGTAATGCTGCTAGTTCGTTGGTTTGCCGAACAACTATCAATAAAAGTAAATCGCAGCGGCAACGGCCCCCAGCAACAACGCTTGGCCGGTGGAATGGCTTTACTGGCTATTTTGTTGCCTCTTAGCCTAGGTCTGGCGCTGTTTAATCATCTCAATCCAATCAGCGTTTTAGTCGATAGTTTACTGTTACTTTGCCTACTACAATGGCAAGCGCCAATGCACAGTTATCATCGCATCACCCGCTTACTCAACAAGCAGCAACACAAACCGGCTCGTACTATATTACGCCCTTGGGTATTACGAGATTGCGATAGTTTAACAGCAGTTGGCGTGGCTAAAGCTTCCGCAGAAATGTTATTGCTTAGGTTGGCGGCCAATTGGTTTGGCGTAATATTTTGGTTTATGTTGGGCGGCATTGTTCCTGCCTTAATCTACCGCATCATTACTGAGTTACACTTTGCTTGGAATCCAAAGCTGATGCAGTATCGCCAGTTTGGCCACATTGCTAGCCGCTTGTATCAACTATTTAGTTACCTTCCCTTTCAGCTGCTGGCTCTTATCATATGTTGTTATGGCAAACTCTCTCGCAACAAAGCGGCCCTTAGCGAAGGCTTTCGTTGGCCTTATGTTGGCAGCGGAAAGTTAATTAGTGTTAGCGCCAGTAGCTTACAAAGTGAGCTAGGTGGACCTCGCCATTACCAACAGCAAAAAGTTGAACAAGCCCGCTTTGGCCCAAGCCAGCAATACCCAGAAGCGGCTGAGTTAGACAGACTTGCCTTAAAACTCAATATGAGTGCGCTTCTGTATCTACTTATTCTTAGTCCAATCTACCTTGCGCGTGTTATCTATCTTTAA
- a CDS encoding cobalamin-binding protein: MLLATFFSTALYAKPQRIISLAPHLTEQVYALGAGDRLIATVDYADYPEAAKALPRIGNYQYISLESIISLKPDLVLVWQQGNQQSLAQKLRALNIQVFVSKPKRLDNLPKQLAELGGILGEQETGQRLSQFVEQQLSEMAGQYQSKDKVSVFYQMWHTPLRSISAKSWIDDGIRLCGGENIMAESVAPYPLLSEEWVLQADPQAIIIAQWQFEHSWQQWPQLQAVQQQHIYHLDPDKAHRLTLRTLESLKQLCSMLEKSRKKTHPDKLSGTRAYTSEEKSSY; the protein is encoded by the coding sequence GTGTTGCTTGCGACCTTTTTCAGCACTGCGCTTTACGCTAAACCGCAACGCATCATCTCCTTAGCCCCGCATTTAACCGAGCAAGTTTATGCCCTAGGTGCCGGTGATAGACTGATTGCCACAGTAGATTATGCCGATTATCCAGAAGCCGCTAAAGCGCTGCCACGCATTGGTAATTATCAATACATTAGCCTCGAGAGCATCATTTCTTTAAAGCCCGACTTAGTTTTGGTCTGGCAACAAGGAAATCAGCAAAGTTTGGCGCAAAAACTACGCGCCTTAAACATTCAGGTATTTGTATCCAAACCCAAACGGCTAGACAACCTACCTAAACAACTGGCAGAGCTGGGTGGTATTTTAGGTGAGCAAGAAACCGGACAACGCTTAAGCCAGTTTGTCGAACAACAGCTTTCTGAAATGGCTGGGCAATATCAGTCTAAAGACAAAGTGAGTGTGTTTTACCAAATGTGGCATACACCGCTGCGCAGCATTTCGGCAAAAAGTTGGATTGATGATGGCATTCGTCTATGTGGCGGGGAAAACATTATGGCCGAGTCAGTAGCACCCTACCCTTTGCTCTCGGAAGAGTGGGTACTGCAAGCCGATCCGCAGGCTATCATCATTGCCCAGTGGCAGTTTGAGCACTCTTGGCAACAATGGCCGCAACTTCAAGCTGTGCAACAGCAACACATTTACCACCTCGACCCCGATAAGGCTCATCGCCTTACACTTCGCACCCTCGAGAGCCTAAAGCAACTTTGCAGCATGCTCGAAAAAAGCCGAAAAAAAACCCACCCAGATAAACTGAGTGGGACGAGAGCATATACGAGTGAAGAAAAATCTTCGTATTAA
- the mtnN gene encoding 5'-methylthioadenosine/S-adenosylhomocysteine nucleosidase: MTTAIIGAMEQEVVALRELIDNCDTYSFAGCEFYSGEINQHPVVVTRSGIGKVAAAIATTVLLQRYQPTQVINTGSAGGFDPALKVGDVVISNELRYHDVDLTAFSYEMGQLPANPAAYKADAKLIEIAEQAAKQLSGHQIVRGQICTGDIFMADPERVAKARADFPNMTAVEMEGAAIAQVCHLAKVPFVVVRALSDIAGKESPSSFDEFLETAAKHSTALVLAMLEKLTD; the protein is encoded by the coding sequence ATGACTACAGCAATTATTGGCGCTATGGAACAGGAAGTGGTTGCACTTCGCGAGTTGATCGATAACTGTGATACCTATAGTTTTGCTGGTTGTGAATTTTATAGTGGTGAAATTAACCAGCACCCAGTAGTAGTAACCCGCTCTGGCATCGGCAAAGTAGCTGCCGCCATTGCCACTACCGTGTTACTGCAACGCTACCAGCCAACTCAAGTGATCAATACTGGCTCTGCCGGAGGTTTTGACCCCGCTTTAAAAGTAGGCGATGTGGTTATCTCTAACGAATTACGCTATCACGATGTAGACCTTACAGCCTTTAGTTACGAAATGGGCCAACTGCCTGCTAACCCAGCCGCCTATAAAGCTGACGCGAAACTTATCGAGATTGCCGAACAGGCTGCTAAGCAGCTTTCAGGTCATCAAATTGTGCGTGGTCAAATCTGTACCGGCGATATTTTTATGGCTGATCCTGAACGTGTTGCTAAAGCCCGTGCCGACTTCCCGAATATGACTGCGGTAGAAATGGAAGGCGCCGCTATTGCTCAAGTTTGTCATCTCGCCAAAGTTCCATTTGTAGTGGTTAGAGCGCTGTCGGACATTGCTGGTAAAGAGTCACCATCGTCATTTGATGAATTCTTAGAAACAGCAGCTAAGCACTCTACTGCCTTGGTACTAGCCATGTTAGAGAAGCTAACTGACTAA
- a CDS encoding efflux RND transporter permease subunit, with product MHAFIEAVLSRTRTVLSILLFLFVAGIITYNNIPKESDPDVEIPVIYVSIPHDGISPQDAERLLLRPMEQELQGLEGIKEMTATASEGHGSVVLEFIVGVDIDQALSDVRAKVDQAKPKLPAGGDEPEVHQVTLATEQPAITVLLSGDLPQRALLTIARDLQDQMETMKQVLEVNIGGDREDFLEITVNPLLMESYGLDQADIYNLVSRNNRLVTAGTLDTGNGRFAVKVPAVFENVKDVIELPIKVDGDRIVTFGDVASARRTFKDASTYARVNGKPTISLEVSKRPGENLIETIEQVKALIAQEQAFWPDSVIIDYAGDKSKDIRTMLSELQNNILSAVLLVVVVIIAVMGVRSSLLVGIAIPGSFLAGILMLSLGGLTINMVVLFSLIMAVGMLVDGAIVVTEFADRQMSEGVPRHQAYSLASQRMSWPIIASTATTLAAFAPLLAWPGMVGQFMGYLPLTLIATLSASLVMALIFVPSLGNIFGRPRKLSAKQQQALIKADKGEWQGLQGFTGFYLRVLHKAVNAPLRVLALGIVIAVAVIMAYGNAGKGVEFFPEVEPVGYNIIVRSHGDYSTDEKLQIMLEVERRIVELEDYDTLYTKVGGDQLGDIRVNLKDWNKRRPANEIIEDMRSRLAPIAGLEIEFRKDKAGPPAGKDLQLELSSRFPERLEPMAKKIRQLVDDNPHFVNAEDSTTKPGIEWQLKVDRAKAARFGADVTLLGNTVQFVTNGLNIGDYRPDDVDDELEIRVRFPEENRSISRLSELRVKTAYGLVPITNFVTLEAKPKQDVINKVDGRQVLTVSADVAAGQNLSIELPKIQEQLKQLELDPLVDIKLRGQNEDQQESMAFLGRAFLVALFVMGLILITQFNSFYQALLILSAVLFSTIGVLLGLLIAGQAFGIIMSGLGVITLAGIVVNNNIVLIDTYNVLRRQGIAAKEAIMRTGAQRLRPVMLTTITTILGLMPMVLELNIDVFERSFEVGAPSSQWWSQLATAVAGGLSFATLLTLILTPCLLMLGAKFSRKDKQAAIEEAKEQELLGA from the coding sequence ATGCACGCTTTTATTGAAGCCGTTTTATCGCGAACTCGAACCGTACTGTCTATTTTACTGTTCTTGTTTGTTGCCGGCATTATTACCTACAACAACATTCCTAAAGAATCGGATCCCGATGTAGAGATCCCGGTTATTTACGTATCGATCCCACACGATGGGATTTCGCCTCAAGATGCTGAGCGCTTGTTACTGCGCCCTATGGAGCAGGAATTACAAGGTTTAGAAGGCATTAAAGAAATGACCGCCACCGCCAGTGAAGGTCATGGTTCGGTGGTGCTGGAGTTTATTGTTGGGGTTGATATCGACCAAGCCCTGTCGGATGTGCGGGCTAAGGTGGATCAAGCCAAACCTAAGCTGCCTGCGGGTGGCGATGAGCCAGAGGTGCATCAAGTAACCTTAGCCACAGAACAGCCTGCTATTACGGTGTTGCTGTCGGGTGACTTGCCACAACGTGCTTTACTAACGATTGCTCGAGACCTGCAAGACCAAATGGAAACCATGAAGCAGGTATTAGAAGTTAACATTGGTGGAGACCGTGAAGACTTTTTGGAGATTACCGTAAACCCGCTTTTGATGGAGTCTTACGGTTTAGACCAAGCCGATATCTACAACTTGGTAAGCCGCAATAACCGTTTGGTAACAGCGGGTACATTAGATACCGGCAATGGCCGTTTTGCAGTAAAAGTACCAGCGGTATTTGAGAACGTTAAAGATGTTATTGAGCTGCCAATTAAGGTAGATGGCGACCGCATTGTTACCTTTGGTGATGTGGCTTCAGCCAGACGTACCTTTAAAGATGCCAGTACTTACGCGCGGGTAAATGGTAAGCCAACCATCTCTTTAGAAGTGAGCAAACGACCCGGCGAAAACCTGATTGAAACCATTGAACAGGTAAAAGCGTTAATTGCTCAAGAACAAGCGTTTTGGCCAGATTCGGTGATTATTGATTACGCCGGTGATAAATCTAAAGACATTCGCACCATGCTCTCAGAGCTACAAAACAACATTCTGTCAGCTGTATTGCTGGTAGTGGTGGTGATTATTGCGGTAATGGGCGTGCGCTCATCACTGCTAGTGGGCATTGCCATTCCGGGTTCCTTCTTAGCCGGTATTTTAATGCTGTCGCTAGGTGGGCTTACCATCAACATGGTGGTTTTATTCTCACTGATTATGGCGGTGGGAATGCTGGTGGATGGGGCCATTGTGGTCACGGAATTTGCCGATAGGCAAATGAGTGAAGGCGTGCCTAGGCATCAGGCTTACTCTTTAGCCTCACAGCGTATGTCATGGCCAATTATTGCTTCAACTGCCACCACCTTAGCGGCGTTTGCTCCCTTATTGGCTTGGCCAGGCATGGTGGGGCAATTTATGGGTTATTTACCGTTAACCTTGATTGCGACCTTAAGTGCTTCCTTGGTGATGGCATTAATCTTTGTGCCTTCTTTGGGGAACATTTTTGGTCGCCCGCGCAAGTTAAGCGCCAAGCAACAGCAAGCCTTAATTAAAGCAGATAAAGGCGAGTGGCAAGGCTTACAAGGTTTCACTGGCTTTTATCTGCGGGTATTACACAAGGCAGTTAATGCGCCCTTACGGGTATTGGCTTTGGGCATAGTAATCGCTGTTGCGGTGATTATGGCTTACGGCAATGCCGGTAAAGGTGTGGAGTTTTTCCCTGAAGTTGAGCCAGTAGGTTACAACATCATCGTTCGCTCACATGGTGACTACTCCACCGATGAAAAACTGCAAATAATGTTAGAAGTAGAGCGCCGTATCGTCGAGCTAGAAGACTACGATACGCTGTACACCAAGGTGGGTGGCGATCAACTGGGTGATATTCGGGTCAACCTTAAAGATTGGAATAAACGCCGCCCTGCCAACGAAATTATCGAAGACATGCGTTCTCGGTTAGCGCCAATAGCAGGCTTAGAAATCGAGTTTCGCAAAGACAAAGCCGGCCCGCCGGCGGGTAAAGATTTGCAGCTTGAGTTGAGCTCTCGCTTTCCCGAGCGCTTAGAACCCATGGCCAAGAAAATCCGCCAGTTGGTTGATGATAATCCTCACTTTGTGAATGCTGAAGACTCTACCACTAAGCCGGGCATTGAATGGCAGCTTAAGGTTGACCGTGCCAAAGCTGCGCGCTTTGGCGCCGATGTAACCTTGCTGGGCAACACTGTTCAGTTTGTCACCAATGGTTTGAACATCGGCGACTACCGCCCCGATGATGTGGATGATGAACTTGAGATTCGGGTGCGTTTCCCAGAAGAGAATCGCAGCATTAGCCGACTCAGTGAATTGCGGGTTAAAACTGCCTACGGCTTGGTACCTATCACTAACTTCGTAACTTTAGAGGCTAAGCCAAAACAAGATGTGATTAATAAAGTGGATGGCCGCCAAGTGCTAACGGTGAGTGCCGACGTTGCTGCTGGGCAAAACCTAAGTATCGAGTTACCTAAGATTCAAGAGCAACTTAAACAGCTTGAGCTTGACCCCTTGGTTGATATTAAACTGCGTGGCCAAAATGAAGACCAACAAGAGAGTATGGCGTTTTTAGGAAGAGCCTTCTTAGTGGCCTTGTTTGTGATGGGCTTAATTCTTATCACTCAGTTTAATAGTTTCTACCAAGCCTTGTTAATCCTCTCGGCAGTGTTGTTCTCTACTATTGGCGTGCTGCTGGGCTTGCTAATAGCCGGGCAAGCCTTCGGTATTATTATGAGTGGTTTAGGCGTGATTACCTTAGCGGGGATCGTGGTGAACAATAACATTGTATTGATTGATACTTACAATGTGCTGCGCCGCCAAGGCATTGCCGCCAAAGAAGCTATTATGCGCACTGGTGCACAGCGTTTACGCCCGGTGATGCTTACCACCATCACTACCATTCTAGGTTTAATGCCAATGGTGTTAGAGCTTAATATTGATGTGTTTGAACGTAGCTTCGAAGTAGGCGCGCCATCGTCACAATGGTGGTCTCAGTTGGCTACAGCGGTTGCTGGCGGCTTAAGTTTCGCAACACTGTTAACCCTTATTCTTACACCGTGTTTGCTAATGCTTGGCGCTAAATTTAGCCGCAAAGATAAACAAGCAGCGATAGAAGAGGCGAAAGAGCAGGAGCTGTTGGGAGCGTAA
- a CDS encoding GNAT family N-acetyltransferase, producing the protein MQIRPIHEEDAVDVAMLAKQLGYNPTAQTVLPNIHAILENPAHQAFVYLNEQEQIVGWVHVFVALRLGSLPFAEISGMVVDQDSQNQGIGRALVKQCRHWATSRGVGEIRVRCDSTREQANQFYQHIKFKQRKTQRVFVRDL; encoded by the coding sequence ATGCAAATTCGTCCTATTCATGAAGAAGACGCGGTTGACGTGGCCATGCTAGCAAAGCAGCTAGGCTACAACCCAACAGCACAAACAGTGCTACCAAATATTCACGCTATATTAGAAAACCCAGCACATCAGGCTTTTGTTTACCTTAACGAGCAAGAGCAAATTGTTGGCTGGGTACATGTATTTGTTGCCCTGCGTTTAGGCTCATTACCCTTTGCCGAAATTAGCGGTATGGTGGTGGATCAAGACTCACAAAATCAAGGTATTGGCCGCGCGCTTGTTAAACAATGCCGCCATTGGGCCACTAGCCGCGGCGTAGGCGAAATAAGAGTTCGCTGCGATAGTACTCGCGAACAAGCCAATCAATTCTACCAGCACATCAAATTTAAACAGCGTAAAACACAACGGGTATTTGTGCGCGATCTGTAG
- the erpA gene encoding iron-sulfur cluster insertion protein ErpA — MSEQAVTEQAAFPIQFTDAAASRVKELVAEEENPALMLRVYVTGGGCSGFSYGFTFDEKVNEGDTLVEKQGVSMVVDSMSLQYLVGGIVDFTSGLEGSRFLVNNPNASTTCGCGSSFSI, encoded by the coding sequence GTGTCAGAACAAGCTGTAACTGAACAAGCCGCATTTCCAATTCAATTTACCGACGCCGCAGCGTCGCGAGTAAAAGAGCTAGTTGCTGAAGAAGAGAACCCAGCGCTAATGTTGCGTGTCTATGTCACAGGCGGTGGTTGTTCTGGTTTTTCTTACGGATTTACCTTCGATGAAAAAGTAAATGAAGGTGATACCTTAGTAGAAAAACAAGGTGTATCAATGGTTGTAGATTCAATGAGTTTGCAATATCTAGTGGGTGGTATCGTAGATTTCACCTCCGGCCTAGAAGGTTCACGCTTCCTAGTGAACAACCCTAATGCTAGTACAACCTGTGGTTGTGGTTCATCATTTAGCATCTAA